The following proteins are co-located in the Candidatus Phytoplasma asteris genome:
- the leuS gene encoding leucine--tRNA ligase, whose amino-acid sequence MTKLIYDFKQIEHKWQLYWQQNKVFKTQDNFSQKKFYCLDMFPYPSSEGLHVGHIEGYTASDIMSRFKRMQGFNVLHPFGWDSFGLPAEQYALQTGKPPRTFTYENINNFKKQIQSIGKSVDWDRELATSDPYFYSWTQWIFKKLYEKGLAVLKNTEVNFCPNLGTVLANEEVISNEKGMFSERGNHPVVKKKMKQWVLKITQYADRLLDDLNLVNWPLNVKEMQANWIGKNQGAIVSFPVSDQKITLKTFTTRPDTLFGVTFLVIAPEHELALQLTKPEYQQAVNNYLELTKQKKDLERDINKDKTGVFTGSFAINPCNNTKIPIWIADYVLPHYGTGALMSVPCHDQRDFEFAQKHGLKMIQVITPPSSDLENPTANQTNPPLTEAYTGEGIHINSDFLNGLNNEQAKTKMLQFLEKNNQGYSHYTYKLRDWVFSRQRYWAEPFPIYYDDTNNKIYTDSDANLPIELPFLEQIKPSGTGESPLSKAHFWLYFEKDGKKYRRDSNTMPQLAGSSWYYIGYILKNYLGLIPLNTTKAKELLDYYLPVDLYIGGTEHAVGHLLYARFWHKFLYDLGLVSTKEPFQKLVNQGIILGNDHTKMSKSKGNGVSSSLMLARYGADVLRIYIMFMGPLEDIKSWCEKGFKGIQRFLNRVYQMFSFAMPNDFETSLNAIYHQTIFQTTQDYEKLKFNKVISQLMIFVNQVYKHQKIGKKQAQTFLQLLNPIAPHLTEEINQTILKNNNQLVALTWPLHDKTHLEQLQVKIIVQVNSKLRAVLELPCDLSSEQIKTLALQDAKVNKFVCHKNIQNMIYIPNKLLNIIVN is encoded by the coding sequence ATGACAAAATTAATTTATGATTTTAAACAAATAGAACATAAATGGCAACTTTATTGGCAACAAAATAAGGTGTTCAAAACTCAAGATAACTTTTCACAAAAGAAATTTTATTGTCTTGATATGTTTCCTTATCCTTCTTCTGAAGGGCTTCATGTAGGCCATATTGAAGGTTATACTGCAAGCGATATTATGAGTAGGTTCAAACGCATGCAAGGTTTTAATGTTTTGCATCCTTTTGGTTGGGATTCATTTGGGCTGCCTGCCGAACAATATGCTTTGCAAACAGGCAAACCCCCCCGCACTTTTACTTATGAAAACATCAATAATTTTAAAAAACAAATTCAAAGTATTGGTAAAAGTGTTGATTGGGATAGAGAACTTGCCACCTCAGATCCTTATTTTTATTCCTGGACTCAATGGATTTTTAAAAAACTTTACGAAAAAGGACTAGCAGTTCTCAAAAATACAGAAGTAAATTTTTGCCCTAATTTAGGAACAGTGCTTGCTAATGAAGAAGTAATTTCTAATGAAAAAGGGATGTTTTCTGAAAGAGGCAATCATCCAGTTGTTAAAAAAAAGATGAAACAATGGGTTTTAAAAATAACTCAATATGCAGACAGACTTTTAGACGACCTTAATTTAGTTAATTGGCCTTTAAATGTGAAAGAAATGCAAGCTAATTGGATTGGCAAAAATCAAGGTGCAATCGTCTCTTTTCCAGTTTCTGATCAAAAAATAACTTTAAAAACTTTCACCACTCGCCCTGATACTCTTTTTGGTGTAACTTTTTTAGTAATAGCGCCCGAACACGAATTAGCCTTACAACTCACCAAACCCGAATACCAACAAGCAGTTAACAATTATTTGGAATTAACCAAACAAAAAAAAGACTTAGAAAGAGACATCAATAAAGACAAAACAGGTGTTTTTACGGGTAGTTTTGCAATTAATCCTTGCAATAACACCAAAATTCCTATCTGGATTGCTGATTATGTCCTTCCTCATTATGGCACAGGTGCTTTAATGTCTGTTCCTTGTCATGATCAAAGAGATTTTGAGTTTGCTCAAAAACATGGTCTAAAAATGATTCAAGTTATAACTCCCCCGTCTTCTGATTTGGAAAATCCTACCGCCAACCAAACCAACCCTCCCTTAACTGAAGCTTATACGGGAGAAGGCATCCACATCAATAGTGATTTTTTAAATGGTCTTAATAACGAACAAGCCAAAACTAAAATGTTGCAATTTTTAGAAAAAAATAATCAAGGGTACTCTCATTATACTTATAAATTGCGTGATTGGGTCTTTTCGCGCCAACGATATTGGGCAGAACCCTTCCCCATTTATTATGATGACACCAACAATAAAATTTATACTGATAGCGACGCAAACTTGCCCATAGAACTTCCTTTTTTGGAACAAATCAAACCATCAGGCACAGGCGAATCACCTCTCTCCAAAGCCCATTTTTGGCTATATTTTGAAAAAGATGGCAAAAAATATCGCAGAGATTCTAACACTATGCCACAACTTGCAGGTAGTTCTTGGTACTATATTGGCTATATTTTGAAAAATTATTTGGGTCTAATCCCATTAAATACCACCAAAGCAAAAGAACTACTTGACTATTATTTGCCAGTAGACTTATACATTGGAGGAACAGAACACGCTGTTGGTCATTTACTTTATGCACGTTTTTGGCATAAGTTTTTATACGATCTGGGTTTAGTTTCTACCAAAGAACCTTTTCAAAAATTAGTTAATCAAGGTATTATTTTGGGAAATGATCACACTAAAATGTCTAAATCCAAAGGCAACGGCGTAAGTTCTTCTTTAATGCTTGCACGCTACGGCGCTGATGTACTGCGAATTTATATCATGTTTATGGGTCCGTTAGAAGATATTAAAAGTTGGTGTGAAAAAGGTTTCAAAGGAATACAACGTTTTTTAAATAGAGTTTATCAAATGTTTTCTTTTGCAATGCCAAATGATTTTGAAACTTCTCTAAACGCTATTTATCATCAAACCATTTTTCAAACAACCCAAGATTATGAAAAATTGAAATTCAATAAAGTTATTAGTCAATTAATGATTTTTGTCAATCAAGTTTATAAACATCAAAAAATAGGCAAAAAACAAGCACAGACCTTTTTGCAACTATTAAATCCGATTGCTCCTCACTTGACAGAAGAAATTAATCAAACTATTTTGAAAAATAACAACCAACTAGTTGCTTTAACTTGGCCTTTGCATGATAAAACTCATTTAGAACAACTGCAAGTAAAAATTATTGTTCAAGTAAATAGTAAATTAAGAGCTGTTTTGGAACTTCCTTGTGATTTGTCTTCAGAACAAATTAAAACTCTAGCTTTGCAAGATGCAAAAGTTAATAAGTTTGTATGCCATAAAAACATTCAAAATATGATTTATATTCCCA
- the acpP gene encoding acyl carrier protein, whose translation MVFEKIKALIATQLSLDASTITLDTRFKEDLGLDSLDALELVMEVEKTFQINISDATLQNFKTVQDIVFYITKNTP comes from the coding sequence ATGGTTTTTGAAAAAATTAAAGCTTTAATTGCCACCCAATTATCTTTAGACGCTTCTACAATTACTTTAGACACTCGTTTTAAAGAAGATTTAGGACTTGATTCGCTAGACGCTTTAGAACTAGTTATGGAAGTAGAAAAAACATTTCAAATCAACATTAGTGATGCAACTTTACAAAATTTTAAAACCGTTCAAGATATCGTTTTTTACATCACCAAAAACACCCCTTAA
- a CDS encoding M42 family metallopeptidase yields MSDLVSLLKDLTMLNGIPGQEKAVANYVVDKIKNQVDSIEYDNLGSVIACKGKTGPRIMFAGHLDEIGLIVKQITPEGFIKFQTLGGWFSQVMLAQVWQIHTDKGVLKAVTGCKPPHVMSFQERNQVINTSSMYLDIGVANKEEALKLGVRVGDMVTPYIEFSTLGNSDYLLAKALDNRVGVAIVMQVLENVNPTTNQFFGVFTTQEEVGLRGAQTSAHKVHPQIAIAVDTGIGNDVPGGEKEGHTLGKGPQVLVYDGGLVAHKGLRNFVLKIAAQNNIPVQEISGSGGRTDAATMHLVREGAASLSFGVPVRYIHSHTSVVHKQDIINTVKLLTLLVNQLDEKKVNEILFQ; encoded by the coding sequence ATGAGTGATTTAGTTTCTTTATTAAAAGATTTAACAATGTTAAATGGTATTCCAGGTCAAGAAAAAGCAGTTGCTAATTATGTAGTTGACAAAATCAAAAACCAAGTAGACTCCATCGAATATGATAATTTAGGCTCTGTGATTGCTTGTAAAGGAAAAACAGGACCTCGCATTATGTTTGCAGGACATTTGGATGAAATAGGCTTAATAGTTAAGCAAATTACTCCAGAAGGTTTTATCAAATTCCAAACTCTTGGTGGTTGGTTTTCTCAAGTGATGCTTGCTCAAGTTTGGCAAATTCACACCGATAAAGGTGTTCTTAAAGCAGTTACTGGTTGCAAACCTCCGCATGTAATGTCTTTTCAAGAGCGCAATCAAGTTATCAACACTTCTTCTATGTATTTAGATATTGGAGTTGCCAACAAAGAAGAAGCCTTAAAATTAGGCGTTCGCGTTGGTGATATGGTAACTCCTTATATAGAATTCAGCACGCTTGGTAATTCTGATTATCTCCTTGCAAAAGCCTTAGATAATCGCGTGGGAGTTGCAATTGTGATGCAAGTTTTAGAAAATGTCAATCCTACTACCAATCAATTTTTTGGTGTTTTTACTACCCAAGAAGAAGTAGGACTACGCGGAGCTCAAACCAGTGCTCACAAAGTACACCCTCAAATTGCTATTGCTGTTGATACTGGTATTGGAAATGATGTTCCAGGGGGCGAAAAAGAAGGGCACACTCTAGGAAAAGGTCCTCAAGTTTTAGTTTATGATGGGGGCTTAGTCGCTCACAAAGGATTGCGTAATTTTGTCCTTAAAATCGCTGCCCAAAACAATATCCCTGTGCAAGAAATAAGTGGCAGTGGTGGTAGAACTGATGCTGCAACTATGCATTTAGTGCGCGAAGGAGCCGCTTCCTTATCTTTTGGCGTTCCTGTACGCTACATTCATTCCCACACTTCTGTAGTTCACAAACAAGACATCATAAACACTGTTAAACTTTTAACTTTGTTAGTAAATCAATTAGACGAAAAAAAAGTTAACGAAATTTTATTTCAATAA
- the rplT gene encoding 50S ribosomal protein L20: MAKISFTPARHRRRKKVLKMAKGYFGSKSTLYKTAHEQVMRSLQYAYRDRKQRKRDFRKLWISRINAGAMLCGMQYSRLMHGLALAKVDVNRKVLADLAHLHPETFAQYVQLAKEALVQFQQTLKQKEAQVNKLQEEQLNQLAQKEEKPSQLEKTPKTQTTQEKLEEANSPKLEKKELKENAPKLEQKEPTQTKEQEQTQELQQEKTEPTKEQTEQTQNLEAKPSLQEKTVESVKAVEVLQQETQPQPEEKTSLQPEKVLSTELSEEKCDDTLETKPQTTQVKAKKPSLDLSKMLLHELKKLAKEHKVPNFHKLKKAEILTALKKALAKKII; the protein is encoded by the coding sequence ATGGCAAAAATTAGTTTTACTCCTGCAAGACACCGTCGTCGCAAAAAAGTTTTAAAAATGGCAAAAGGATATTTTGGTTCCAAAAGCACTCTTTACAAAACAGCTCACGAGCAAGTAATGCGCTCTTTGCAATACGCTTATAGAGACCGCAAACAAAGAAAAAGAGATTTTCGTAAATTATGGATCTCCCGTATTAACGCTGGTGCTATGTTATGCGGCATGCAGTATTCTCGTTTAATGCACGGACTTGCTTTGGCAAAAGTAGATGTTAATCGTAAAGTATTAGCAGATTTAGCACACTTACACCCAGAAACTTTCGCACAATATGTTCAATTAGCAAAAGAAGCCTTAGTGCAATTTCAACAAACATTAAAACAAAAAGAAGCACAAGTAAATAAATTACAAGAAGAACAATTAAACCAACTTGCACAAAAAGAAGAAAAACCATCTCAACTTGAAAAAACCCCAAAAACACAAACCACTCAAGAAAAATTAGAAGAAGCAAATTCGCCAAAATTAGAAAAAAAAGAATTAAAAGAAAATGCTCCTAAATTAGAACAAAAAGAACCCACTCAAACAAAAGAGCAAGAACAAACACAAGAATTACAACAAGAAAAAACAGAACCAACCAAAGAACAAACTGAACAAACTCAAAATTTAGAAGCTAAACCTTCTTTACAAGAAAAAACAGTTGAATCTGTAAAAGCTGTTGAAGTTTTGCAACAAGAAACACAACCACAACCCGAAGAAAAAACTTCTCTACAACCTGAAAAAGTTTTATCTACTGAACTTTCTGAGGAAAAATGCGATGATACTTTGGAAACAAAACCACAAACTACCCAAGTTAAAGCAAAAAAACCTTCTTTAGATTTATCTAAAATGTTGCTTCATGAGTTAAAAAAATTAGCTAAAGAACACAAAGTTCCTAATTTTCATAAACTTAAAAAAGCCGAAATTCTTACAGCTTTAAAAAAAGCTCTTGCTAAAAAAATAATTTAA
- the rpmI gene encoding 50S ribosomal protein L35: protein MIKVIKKKSHSGLKKRIKISKKKKLLRGHAYKNHLAASKTTKQNRQLRGVTCVKLCDYNRIKTLIRGL from the coding sequence ATGATTAAAGTGATTAAGAAAAAATCCCACAGCGGGCTTAAAAAACGAATTAAAATTTCTAAAAAGAAAAAATTATTAAGAGGCCACGCCTACAAAAATCACCTTGCAGCTTCCAAAACTACTAAACAAAACCGCCAACTAAGAGGAGTTACTTGTGTTAAACTTTGTGATTACAACAGAATCAAAACTCTTATTAGAGGATTATAG
- the infC gene encoding translation initiation factor IF-3, producing the protein MGVSLFLFYFLFLPCFIFMLCHFISFHFYKITLNLKEVLNIKINKFKKSSNSDLYNENIPQGKYLIIDEKGEQLGVFDQKEALKLSEQKEIDIVVVNADASPMVARLMNYQKHRYNQQKKLREAKKKTQIIVLKEIRLNPTIDKNDLNTKIKQAQKFLKQGDKVKVSMRFRGRMINNFQLGETVFKQVMQDLKNLSQIETPLKLQGNQLTAVLSPLK; encoded by the coding sequence TTGGGCGTTTCTCTTTTTTTATTTTATTTTCTCTTTTTGCCTTGTTTCATTTTCATGTTATGTCATTTCATTTCATTTCATTTTTACAAAATAACCCTAAACCTAAAGGAGGTTTTAAATATTAAAATCAACAAATTTAAAAAAAGTTCCAATTCTGATTTATATAATGAAAATATCCCACAAGGAAAATACCTCATTATTGATGAAAAAGGCGAACAATTAGGTGTTTTTGACCAAAAAGAAGCTTTAAAATTATCAGAACAAAAAGAAATTGATATTGTAGTGGTAAACGCAGATGCCTCACCGATGGTAGCGCGACTAATGAATTATCAAAAACATCGTTATAACCAACAAAAAAAACTTCGTGAAGCCAAAAAGAAAACCCAAATTATTGTTTTAAAAGAAATTCGCCTCAATCCTACCATTGATAAAAATGATCTAAATACTAAAATTAAACAAGCTCAAAAATTTTTAAAACAAGGCGATAAAGTAAAAGTTAGTATGCGTTTTCGTGGTCGTATGATTAATAATTTTCAATTAGGAGAAACAGTTTTTAAACAAGTTATGCAAGATTTGAAAAACCTATCTCAAATTGAGACTCCTTTAAAATTACAAGGCAATCAACTAACAGCAGTTCTGTCCCCTTTAAAATAA
- the thrS gene encoding threonine--tRNA ligase produces the protein MIKISFFDNQIQEFISGITPLSIWKKHLSTHFKKPVAALFNDQPIELDFPLKENGNLEILTESDPKSLEVLNHSTSHLMAQAVARLYPGALFTVGPAIKEGFYYDIDFQNHTISEKGFLAIEKVMHQISLENHPITREEVSFEQAQKLFACNPYKQVLLEKFRDQTISIYRQGEFFDLCRGGHVTKTSLIKHFKLLKISGAYFQGDAKNKTLTRIYGTSFFKKKALADHLQLLEERKERDHKKLNKELDLFMFNKEVGLGLPFWLPKGATVRRIVERYIVDKELSYDYHHVYTPIMANTELYRISGHLDHYASNMFPIMTLENGEKLVLRPMNCPHHMMIYKKTPHSYKELPLRIAELGMMHRFEKSGAVSGLQRVREMTLNDAHIFACPDQIKEEMKKIINLILEVYRDFNIKNYELRLSYRDPNDTEKYFNDDQMWHHAEKTLKETIQELSLPFKEAIGEAAFYGPKLDVQVFTALGNEETLSTVQLDFLLPQKFDLTFIGEDNKHHRPVVIHRAVVSTMERFLAHLVEETKGVFPLWFAPVQVLLIPVSAPLHLEFSQKIKEMLQLQNFRVEINSKDTTLGYKIREAQKLKIPYQVVIGDNEMTNNLITFRKYGSHQQTTIKVDEFVSLLKDQVLQKK, from the coding sequence ATGATTAAAATCAGCTTTTTTGACAACCAAATACAAGAATTTATTTCAGGTATAACTCCTTTGTCAATTTGGAAAAAACACTTATCTACACATTTCAAAAAACCAGTTGCAGCCCTTTTCAACGACCAACCAATCGAACTTGATTTTCCTTTGAAAGAAAACGGCAATTTAGAAATTTTAACCGAATCTGATCCTAAATCTTTGGAAGTTCTTAATCACAGCACCTCTCACCTTATGGCGCAAGCCGTTGCAAGACTTTATCCAGGTGCCCTTTTTACAGTAGGACCTGCCATTAAAGAAGGATTTTATTATGATATTGATTTTCAAAATCACACCATTTCGGAAAAAGGTTTTCTTGCCATTGAAAAAGTAATGCATCAAATTTCTTTGGAAAACCACCCCATTACAAGAGAAGAAGTTTCTTTCGAACAAGCCCAAAAATTATTTGCTTGCAACCCTTATAAACAAGTTTTGCTGGAAAAATTTCGCGACCAGACTATCAGTATTTATCGTCAAGGAGAATTTTTTGATCTTTGCCGCGGCGGTCATGTAACCAAAACAAGCCTTATTAAACATTTTAAACTTTTAAAAATATCAGGAGCTTATTTTCAAGGAGATGCCAAAAACAAAACTTTGACTCGCATCTATGGTACTTCTTTTTTCAAAAAAAAAGCGCTTGCGGACCACTTGCAACTTTTGGAAGAAAGAAAAGAGCGCGACCACAAAAAACTTAACAAAGAACTAGATTTATTCATGTTTAATAAAGAAGTTGGTTTGGGACTTCCCTTTTGGCTTCCTAAAGGAGCTACTGTAAGGCGCATCGTTGAAAGATATATTGTTGACAAAGAATTAAGTTATGATTATCATCATGTCTATACGCCCATTATGGCAAATACTGAACTTTACCGTATTTCTGGACATTTGGACCATTATGCTTCTAATATGTTTCCCATCATGACTTTGGAAAATGGTGAAAAACTAGTTTTAAGACCAATGAATTGCCCCCATCACATGATGATTTATAAAAAAACTCCTCATAGTTATAAGGAATTGCCTTTGCGTATTGCTGAATTAGGAATGATGCATCGGTTTGAAAAATCAGGAGCTGTTTCTGGTTTACAAAGAGTAAGAGAAATGACTCTTAATGACGCTCATATTTTTGCCTGTCCTGACCAAATCAAAGAAGAAATGAAAAAAATTATTAATTTAATTTTAGAAGTTTATCGTGATTTTAATATTAAAAATTATGAGTTGCGCCTAAGTTATCGTGACCCTAATGACACAGAAAAATATTTTAATGACGATCAAATGTGGCATCACGCTGAAAAAACCCTCAAAGAAACTATTCAAGAATTGAGCCTACCCTTTAAAGAAGCCATCGGAGAAGCTGCCTTTTATGGTCCTAAATTAGATGTGCAAGTGTTTACTGCCCTAGGCAACGAAGAAACATTATCAACAGTACAACTTGATTTTTTGCTCCCTCAAAAATTTGATCTTACTTTTATTGGAGAAGACAACAAACACCATCGTCCTGTTGTCATTCACCGCGCAGTTGTTTCTACTATGGAAAGATTTTTAGCGCATTTAGTAGAAGAAACAAAGGGTGTTTTTCCTTTATGGTTTGCTCCTGTACAAGTGCTTTTAATTCCTGTGTCTGCTCCTCTACATTTGGAATTTAGCCAAAAAATTAAAGAAATGTTACAATTACAAAATTTCAGAGTAGAAATTAATTCCAAAGATACTACTTTGGGTTATAAAATTAGAGAAGCACAAAAATTAAAAATTCCTTATCAAGTTGTAATTGGCGACAACGAAATGACTAACAATTTAATTACTTTTAGAAAATATGGCTCTCACCAACAAACCACAATTAAAGTTGATGAGTTTGTTTCTTTATTAAAAGACCAAGTTTTGCAAAAAAAATAA
- a CDS encoding DHH family phosphoesterase, whose amino-acid sequence MKFIETQIKTFDTIIIHGHKNPDGDCYGSQLGLKNMIQNTFPHKNVYVVGQTKNHLTFLGQMDEIPDETYQNALVIVVDCGTTQAISDQRFKLGKVVIRIDHHILIENYGNYQWVDDSFGSCSEMIYLLKEKLNLNLTFKGALAIYVGLITDTGNFRYHRVSAQTLRIASELLNYGIDVALVEQNINKVTLNFLKYQGYICQNIIACDGFAYVYVNQQIIEQFNITLEEVFLSINILSNIKNFPFYALFFERPDSKIQVRICSNGPQIYHIVQKYGCKGHLRACSMFLPSEKEILPFVATIKKEIAPFFKTT is encoded by the coding sequence ATGAAATTTATTGAAACCCAAATTAAAACCTTTGATACTATCATTATTCACGGACATAAAAATCCTGATGGTGATTGTTATGGTTCTCAACTAGGTTTAAAAAATATGATTCAAAATACCTTTCCTCATAAAAATGTTTATGTGGTGGGGCAAACCAAAAACCATTTAACTTTTTTGGGTCAAATGGATGAAATACCAGATGAAACTTACCAAAATGCTTTAGTAATTGTAGTTGACTGCGGTACTACTCAAGCCATCAGTGACCAAAGATTTAAATTGGGAAAAGTCGTTATTCGAATTGATCATCATATTTTAATCGAAAATTATGGTAATTATCAATGGGTTGATGATTCTTTTGGTTCATGCTCCGAGATGATTTACTTGTTAAAAGAAAAACTCAATTTAAACCTAACTTTTAAAGGTGCTTTGGCTATTTATGTTGGTTTAATTACAGATACTGGTAATTTTAGGTATCATAGAGTAAGTGCCCAAACTTTAAGAATTGCCTCAGAATTACTTAATTATGGTATTGATGTTGCTTTGGTGGAACAAAATATCAATAAAGTAACACTTAATTTTTTAAAATATCAAGGATATATATGTCAAAATATTATTGCTTGTGACGGATTTGCCTATGTTTATGTGAATCAACAAATCATTGAACAATTCAACATTACTTTAGAAGAGGTTTTTTTGTCGATTAATATTTTATCTAATATTAAAAATTTTCCCTTTTATGCTCTTTTTTTTGAACGTCCTGATTCTAAAATTCAAGTGCGTATTTGTTCTAACGGACCGCAAATATATCATATTGTTCAAAAATATGGTTGTAAAGGTCACCTAAGAGCTTGCAGTATGTTTTTGCCATCCGAAAAAGAAATTTTGCCTTTTGTTGCTACAATAAAAAAAGAAATTGCACCCTTTTTCAAAACCACTTAA
- the mnmE gene encoding tRNA uridine-5-carboxymethylaminomethyl(34) synthesis GTPase MnmE codes for MFFDTIAAISTPLGTGGVSVIRVSGNNSIAEINKIFKGKDLTKTKTHTITHGFILNKNQTILDEVLISVFKTPNSFTGENVVEINAHGGILITQMVLERVLSLDIRLAFPGEFSQRAYLNGKMDLIQAESIMDLIHATNENAIKIAHSGLQKYTSQLVTSLRDQILNLIAQIEVNIDYPEYDDIPQITQQKIALEVKSLIKQLENILNHSHKNRYLKEGIKTLIVGRPNVGKSSLLNAFLNETKAIVSDISGTTRDFVEAYFNCQGITLHLIDTAGIRKTDDPIEKIGILRTEKMLLQAELILLVLDQNNHLQEEDIQLLQLTKNHPRIIIGNKADLKSDKLISSLSNNSSQLAPQEIISVSSLDKTGFLELQQTILKKFQLNDIQPKDFNYFSNARHINQIQIALRSFQDLQQALLQSMPIDIYSIDLTKAYQALGQIIGDNQENSLIKELFSKFCLGK; via the coding sequence ATGTTTTTTGATACTATTGCTGCTATTTCAACTCCTTTAGGAACAGGAGGAGTTAGTGTAATTAGGGTTTCTGGCAACAATTCTATTGCAGAAATAAATAAAATTTTTAAAGGCAAAGACCTTACCAAAACCAAAACACACACCATTACTCACGGTTTTATCCTCAACAAAAACCAAACTATTTTGGATGAAGTTTTGATTTCTGTTTTTAAAACTCCTAATTCTTTTACTGGCGAAAATGTTGTAGAAATTAATGCTCATGGCGGTATTTTAATTACGCAAATGGTTTTAGAAAGAGTTTTGTCATTAGATATTAGGTTGGCTTTTCCAGGCGAATTTAGCCAAAGAGCCTATCTTAATGGAAAAATGGACCTCATTCAAGCTGAATCCATTATGGACCTAATTCATGCGACTAATGAAAATGCCATTAAAATTGCTCATTCTGGTTTGCAAAAATACACTTCTCAATTAGTGACTTCTTTGCGCGACCAAATCCTTAATTTAATTGCTCAAATTGAAGTTAATATTGATTATCCTGAATATGATGACATTCCTCAAATCACCCAACAAAAAATTGCTTTGGAAGTTAAAAGTTTAATCAAGCAATTAGAAAATATTTTGAACCACTCCCATAAAAATAGATATCTTAAAGAAGGAATAAAAACTTTAATTGTTGGACGTCCCAATGTTGGTAAATCAAGCCTTCTTAATGCTTTTTTAAACGAAACCAAAGCTATTGTTTCTGATATTTCAGGCACTACCAGAGATTTTGTTGAAGCTTATTTTAATTGTCAAGGTATCACCCTTCATTTAATTGATACTGCAGGCATTCGTAAAACTGATGATCCCATTGAAAAAATAGGAATTTTAAGAACAGAAAAAATGCTTTTACAAGCAGAATTAATTTTATTAGTTTTAGATCAAAACAATCATTTGCAAGAAGAAGATATCCAACTTTTGCAATTAACCAAAAACCATCCGCGCATTATTATAGGAAACAAAGCGGATTTGAAAAGTGATAAATTAATTTCTTCTCTTTCCAACAACTCTTCCCAATTAGCCCCACAAGAAATTATTTCAGTTTCGAGTTTGGATAAAACAGGGTTTTTAGAGTTACAACAAACAATTTTAAAAAAATTCCAATTAAATGATATCCAGCCCAAAGATTTTAATTATTTTTCTAATGCAAGACACATTAATCAAATCCAAATTGCTCTTCGATCTTTCCAAGATTTGCAACAAGCCCTTTTGCAATCAATGCCAATCGATATTTATTCTATTGATCTTACTAAAGCTTATCAAGCGTTAGGACAAATTATAGGTGATAATCAAGAAAATAGTTTAATTAAAGAATTGTTTTCTAAATTTTGTTTAGGAAAATAA